The Phoenix dactylifera cultivar Barhee BC4 chromosome 9, palm_55x_up_171113_PBpolish2nd_filt_p, whole genome shotgun sequence genome window below encodes:
- the LOC120111887 gene encoding protein disulfide isomerase-like 5-4 isoform X2 produces the protein METLVAPVPREFHKLALDDKSGQTIDTAKRPAPLTSGCRIEGFVLVKKIEHYLQLVKTEIASRKSSREFKLLEEYEYTAHSSLVHSLHIPAAKFHFEPSPMQVLVTEVPKSFSHFITNVSGILDSILHNTIRLMRKVELGKQF, from the exons ATGGAAACTCTGGTTGCACCTGTTCCAAGAGAGTTCCATAAACTAGCATTGGATGACAAATCTGGTCAAACCATCGATACAGCAAAACGGCCTGCGCCATTGACTAGTGGGTGTAGAATAGAAGGTTTTGTGCTTGTCAAAAAG ATTGAGCATTACCTTCAATTGGTAAAGACTGAGATAGCATCAAGAAAATCTTCTCGGGAGTTTAAATTGCTAGAGGAGTATGAGTATACAGCCCACAGTAGTTTGGTGCACAGTCTGCATATTCCTGCTGCCAAATTCCATTTTGAGCCCTCTCCTATGCAG GTCTTGGTAACTGAAGTTCCAAAATCCTTCTCGCACTTCATTACAAAT GTGTCTGGAATATTGGATTCTATCCTGCACAATACGATCCGGCTTATGAGAAAGGTTGAATTAGGAAAACAATTTTGA
- the LOC120111887 gene encoding protein disulfide isomerase-like 5-4 isoform X1 — METLVAPVPREFHKLALDDKSGQTIDTAKRPAPLTSGCRIEGFVLVKKIEHYLQLVKTEIASRKSSREFKLLEEYEYTAHSSLVHSLHIPAAKFHFEPSPMQVLVTEVPKSFSHFITNVCAIIGGIFTVSGILDSILHNTIRLMRKVELGKQF; from the exons ATGGAAACTCTGGTTGCACCTGTTCCAAGAGAGTTCCATAAACTAGCATTGGATGACAAATCTGGTCAAACCATCGATACAGCAAAACGGCCTGCGCCATTGACTAGTGGGTGTAGAATAGAAGGTTTTGTGCTTGTCAAAAAG ATTGAGCATTACCTTCAATTGGTAAAGACTGAGATAGCATCAAGAAAATCTTCTCGGGAGTTTAAATTGCTAGAGGAGTATGAGTATACAGCCCACAGTAGTTTGGTGCACAGTCTGCATATTCCTGCTGCCAAATTCCATTTTGAGCCCTCTCCTATGCAG GTCTTGGTAACTGAAGTTCCAAAATCCTTCTCGCACTTCATTACAAATGTATGTGCTATCATTGGAGGCATTTTTACG GTGTCTGGAATATTGGATTCTATCCTGCACAATACGATCCGGCTTATGAGAAAGGTTGAATTAGGAAAACAATTTTGA